Genomic window (Roseivirga sp. 4D4):
TCATGTCCGACAGTAAAGGTCAATTCTCTAACACCTAAGCCACCTGGTAAGGAAAATGGCAAAGCTGCTAAAACAGATGAAACTAAGAAGAGTGTGAAGTAATCGATAAAGCCTGTTTCAACATGTAAGGCTTTCAGGATGAAGTAAGCAGAAACTAATTGTAAAGATTGAACTCCAAGTGCCTGCAGATTGGTAATATGGTTGACCTTTTTGAAGGTTTTGAAGAAGATATTCACTAATAAATAGTAGGCAGGATAAGCCAAGACTAAAGCCACCCACAGCAGAAAACCATAGCCCTCCATGGCATCCTTTGCCGAGCCTAATAAGCCGAGGCCAACAGCCAAGAAACCCAAGGCTACAACGCCACTGATTCTATCTAACAGCGTTGCAGCGATCAATCCTTTCAGCGGTGTCTTATAGGTTTTATTCAGTAAGTAAACCTTATAGCCATCGCCTCCAATACCACCTGGTAGGAACTGATTATACAACATTCCCAGATAGTATAGCTTCAGATTAAAGTTTTCGGATAGTTTCAGGCCCAGCACTCTAAAGAAGTAATTGAGCCTGAAGGCACTCAGCATCTTGCTGGCATTGAAGGCCAGGAAGGCGATGATCAAAGGACCAATCCTTGCTCCCAATAAGCTACGCTTCAATTCGTCAACGTCAATTTCGTTCAGAACGAAATAGATTGCGATCGTAGCAATTACAATTTGGCTAAAAAGCTTAACCCAACGTTTAAGCCTTTGCTTGTCCAATGTAAGTTTCTTTCAAGCGATAGACTGTCTTATTCTGAGACTCATAGTAGGTCCTCATCATAATCTCTACAATGATTCCCACAGTGACAAACTGAATACCCGCAAGAATCATAATACTACCTAGTAAGAGCAAGGGTCGGCCCCATATATCGGCACCGGTTACAAACTTGTAGATTACCAGATAGAGGTCAATCATAAAACCTATGGCAAAAGTCAGAATACCCAAGCCTCCAAACAGGTGCATAGGTCTCCTAAGGTACTTCTGGAAGAAGATCATTAAGATCAAATCTGCCATTACCTTGAAGGTTCTGTTGATTCCATATTTCGATTCGCCATGAATTCTCGCATGATGATTAACATCAACCTCGGTCATTTTAGCGCCTTGAAGTTTCGCTAAAACAGGAATGAATCGATGCAACTCTCCATACAGGCCTAAGTTCTTGGCAATATCCTGCTTATAGATTCTCAAAGAGCATCCATAATCACTGAGGCGTACATCAGTCGTGTTTCTAATGATCCAATTGGCGATTTTGCTAGGAAACTTCCTTAGCACGAAACCATCTTTTCGATTAGCCCTCACACCAGCGACTACATCCATTCCAGACTCTTCGAGCTTACGTATCATTTTAGGAATGTCAGCCGGATCGTTTTGCAGGTCTCCATCCATGGTTACAATGTACTCGCCTTGCGCAGCATCAATACCGGCAGACATGGCTGTACTTTGTCCATAGTTCTTATTGAAAATCAAGAGCTTGGTGCGGTCGTTGGCAATGGACTTGGCATTCTCTACAGTTTTGTCAGTAGATCCATCATCAACTAATATCAATTCGTAATCAATTCCTTCTAGGGCTTCATACTCTTTTTCACAGAGCGGGATTACATTATCTTCTTCGTTGTAAACGGTAACAACAACGGATAGCTTCATAGGGAAAATTTGAAGTTGCAAAGTAAAAGAGTTCTACCTCAAATACCTAATAAAGCGCATTTCGTGTAGCTTTGCCATTCCATGAGTAAGCAACTCTCCCTTGCCATTATTCTAGCACTCGCATTTGCAGTATCCTTTGCCAATATTGGAGGACTGGATGTCTATGCTCTGGATGAAGCCAAAAATGCCGAAGCGGCCAGAGCTATGTTCGAATCAGGGGACTATGTCGTACCCTATTACAACGGGGAATTAAGAACTGACAAGCCTTCTCTCCACTACTATTTCATGGCGGCAGGCTATCAAGTATTTGGAGTCAATGCCTTCGGTGCTAGATTCTTTTCGTCCCTGATGGGGATATTGACGATATTGATCACCTTCCTCTTTGTTAGAAAGAATTTCAGTGAGAAAGCGGCCATCAACAGTGCTTTGGTGCTGATCGCTTCCATACATTTTAACTTGCAATTTCATATGTCGGTGCCAGATCCATATCTGGTATTCTTTACCACTTGGGCATTCTTTTCTTTCTATGAAGCCTATAAGACCCATAGTAAATGGCACCTGCTCTCCTATTATTTTGCCATTGGCTGTGGGTTATTGACCAAAGGCCCAATTGCATTGGCTCTGCCCGGTTTGACCGCACTAGCATTTCTTATTTTCAATAAAGACCTGAAGTGGAAAACCATTTGGCGACTTCAACCTTTTGGTGGGATAATCCTCTCCCTTCTAGTGGCCTTTCCATGGTATTGGTCGGTACATAAAGCCACGGATGGTGCATGGACAGATGATTTCTTCTTTAAGCATAACTTCTCCCGCTATTCCGAAGCCATGGAAGGACATGAGGGGCTCTTTCTATTGACCTTCGTCTTTGTCTTTTTCCTGGGTATGCTCACCTACCTTCCTTTCGTTTTTCAGTCTTTGAAGCATGCCTTTCGACAAAGGAAAAATGAGGTGTTACTATACTGTGGTTTAGCCGTAACGATCATTCTGATCTTCTTTGCAACCTCCAGTACTAAGCTTCCCAATTATACTGTCCCT
Coding sequences:
- a CDS encoding lysylphosphatidylglycerol synthase transmembrane domain-containing protein; this translates as MDKQRLKRWVKLFSQIVIATIAIYFVLNEIDVDELKRSLLGARIGPLIIAFLAFNASKMLSAFRLNYFFRVLGLKLSENFNLKLYYLGMLYNQFLPGGIGGDGYKVYLLNKTYKTPLKGLIAATLLDRISGVVALGFLAVGLGLLGSAKDAMEGYGFLLWVALVLAYPAYYLLVNIFFKTFKKVNHITNLQALGVQSLQLVSAYFILKALHVETGFIDYFTLFLVSSVLAALPFSLPGGLGVRELTFTVGHELFGLNETAAVALASLFFLITLISSLIGIFYLKIGKHLPKSDATTPTASELGEQPKA
- a CDS encoding glycosyltransferase family 2 protein, with amino-acid sequence MKLSVVVTVYNEEDNVIPLCEKEYEALEGIDYELILVDDGSTDKTVENAKSIANDRTKLLIFNKNYGQSTAMSAGIDAAQGEYIVTMDGDLQNDPADIPKMIRKLEESGMDVVAGVRANRKDGFVLRKFPSKIANWIIRNTTDVRLSDYGCSLRIYKQDIAKNLGLYGELHRFIPVLAKLQGAKMTEVDVNHHARIHGESKYGINRTFKVMADLILMIFFQKYLRRPMHLFGGLGILTFAIGFMIDLYLVIYKFVTGADIWGRPLLLLGSIMILAGIQFVTVGIIVEIMMRTYYESQNKTVYRLKETYIGQAKA
- a CDS encoding ArnT family glycosyltransferase, which codes for MSKQLSLAIILALAFAVSFANIGGLDVYALDEAKNAEAARAMFESGDYVVPYYNGELRTDKPSLHYYFMAAGYQVFGVNAFGARFFSSLMGILTILITFLFVRKNFSEKAAINSALVLIASIHFNLQFHMSVPDPYLVFFTTWAFFSFYEAYKTHSKWHLLSYYFAIGCGLLTKGPIALALPGLTALAFLIFNKDLKWKTIWRLQPFGGIILSLLVAFPWYWSVHKATDGAWTDDFFFKHNFSRYSEAMEGHEGLFLLTFVFVFFLGMLTYLPFVFQSLKHAFRQRKNEVLLYCGLAVTIILIFFATSSTKLPNYTVPAYPLLAVLVGIYVSQIKADWLNNLGNRIGLIAYSILMIGFPVGIYFGIQGDKTIYGLTDLSFYFIVLSISGALMLFYAFVKRNIEVVLRINITSWIVVIILFFHLIFPKVDAENPVSKLVPQMDTTAKIISYQRLNAAFVFELEREITRFTELAEIQATMLQHEKGYIISRTNHREDLEQIPGVQYVSEARDLFENPTTLIMMWDRTKE